The nucleotide window TAGCAGTCTAGCCACTGGCTCGATGAAAACTTTCTGCCAGAGACTCACATTGCGGGAGAGCTCGGTCTTTACAACACCTGCAAAAGGGTGAAACAATATGTATGCGTTCAACCCAACTGATCAGGGATTAAACATCTTCAATAGAGAATATAAAAGATGCACGTTTATCAGGTTTAtctctcaaaaaaaacaaaaaacaaaaaaacaggaaatggCTCTGAGCATTCCAGATGATAGGATAGATTAGTATCAATGATCTGGAATTCACACGCAAAAACTAAGGGTCTCATTCATATATTTTACTCATGTACTTCATttcattatttatcattttaaatagtttcattCATACTGGGAATGGGATTTTGCACTTCAGTGTATCCAGTTGGTAGAAAACATACTGATTTCATGAACAAATAAGTGCGTATTCATGATTAGTACACAACACGTTGTGAATGGCACTCAAGTGACACAACTGATGCTGGTTGGTCATGTGATTGTGAAATCATGGTTGATGTAGTACATTAGAATTTCACTTGTACTACCCATATTAATACTACATGTACGAAATGTTTTCATGAAGTTTCAAACCTAATGTAGTACTCACTATACACTATGAACTTTCGGATGGAGCTTCTGTTGTTATATGGTTTAAAAGGTGTGGTCATATTTACCACTTTGAGGATGAAGTCCAATTAATTCAAAAGAAATCGACACTATTGGAAACTTTGTGCCTGTGAAACTTTTGTCCACACAGATTTCACAATCACCATATTTGCCACGTTGGCCAACAGAAaattgcttggtttgaaagtcacTTCTGTGTGACTTTAGACAACATCCCCTTTTTTTGGATGGTTACATTTAGCCAAAAATTCACTAGAGTCACCTCACCTTAAgaacaatgaagaaaaaaaatggttttgaaaattTTCACAGAGACATTGCTTGTCAAATTCTTATCCTTTAAatgaccacaaaaaaaataactacCATAATTTACTCAACCTTGTGACATTCCAAACCACTAGGTCTCTTCATTTGATTTGTGGAACGCAAAAAGAGGAATTTGAGTGATGTACAAACAAATGGAAAgagagtcatacaggttttgaataaCATAAGGGTGGGTGAATAATGACAGATCTTCAACTTGATAAACTATTCCTTCAAGTATGATTTACCTGGATGAACACTGTAGCAGGTGACGTTTGTGCCCTTCAGTCTCTTGGCCAGTTCGTGAGTGAACAGCACATTACAGAGTTTGCTGTTGCAGTAGGCCTGGAAGAACTGCCAGCTGTATCTCCCTGACCCCAGGTCTTTGGTGGTAACAAGAGAATCGAAATCAATCTTGCCCCAGCGATAGGCCATGGAGGACAGCGTGACAACACGAGCAGCAGGACTCTCCTTCAGACGATCCAGCAGAAGACATGTGAGCAGAAAATGGCCGAGATGGTTGACACCAAACTCTATGCCAAAACCATCCTCGGTTCGACCATCTGCCACAAGACCTAAACATAAAAATCACTTGAAAGCCATGCCATGTGTGGAACATAATACTCAGTATTCAATCAAGATATCAGACATTGCTTACAATCTGATTTGAAACAGAATTGATGGTTTGGCTTACCTGCATTATTGATGAGCAGATCCAGTTTTGACTCTGATTTGAGGAAGTTTTCAGCAAACGCTCGTACAGATTTGAAGCTTCCAAGATCAAGCTCCATAAACAGGATATCATTGCTTCCTGTGGCCTGAACAACAAATACGGCTCAGTAAACACTCAAAACTCTTGAATCAGTGGTCAGAGGTGATGGTCCTCACCTTCTTGATGTCATTTATAGCAGACTCGGCTTTCTTCTGGTTTCTGCAGGCCAGAATGACTCTTACTCCACGACCTGCCAGGTCTAGAGCTGTGGCCTTACCGATACCAGTATTCCCGCCTGAAAGAAACGTCAAGCCAAACATCTCTCATTTCCACAGAAAACACGTGCAGGCTTCCCTCGGCGTCCCAAAGCTACCGTGAAGGATACAAGCGCGTTTtaagaatgattaaaaaaaaaacacttgcctgTAATAATAGCCGTTTTCCCGGTCATGTCAGCGGTTCCTTTACATTTTGACTTCTTAAACAACGTCTCCACCAAAACGACATAAAGAGCCGCGACGAGCGCACCGGCGATGAGGAGGTGAATCATGTTTGTGATCCGCTGGAGGAGTCTGCGCCTGCGGGCGGTTTTATGTAGTGCGCCCGGGCCAGAGCCTGATAAACCGGTCCGGGTTTTTCTCCATCTCCGCATGAGTGCTCACCGAAACCAGTTTTCACGTGTTCAAGAGAACAAAAGACCGTTCAAGGCCAAGGACTGCTCATTTATCTTAATATCTTggcatattttatttacaaatgggGTACAAAATAGAGCTGGAAACTCTTGAAAACTCTTTTGTTTTGACATAACGAATCAGTTAAAGGTGCTTACATATTCATAATGTGTTGATCGatctttgaattatattttaccaaaatatgGGTCTAAAaccctgatatttttttttatttttttttaattaccaatAAAGTATTAAATAATCATCACAAGTAAACAATttatagaaaacacacacaaacaaggttgtaaattaaatttaagttttaattcaattcaaaattaTGTATCTTTTTTCCCTTACAAACAACGTTTGGTAACATGTTAAGACCAAATACAGCAAATGCCACAGTTTGTGTTAGAACTGACAAAATTCTATCATTATAggtactatatttaaaaaatgtgatttattctggTGATGGCAAAGataaatttcagcagccattacacaAAACTGATTCAcatgattcttaaaaaaaatgtatattaaatttgTAGTAGTTATTGGTAAAACTGAAGGAACATGCCATAATTGACGTATTTGTGACACCTGCAATTCGCAGGTGATGAtgcatattgtttttttattaaaccacttACATATTCTAACTGGGAGAGGTGACACATTCAGCTCAGTAAGGCTTCGGTGTCCCCAGAC belongs to Carassius gibelio isolate Cgi1373 ecotype wild population from Czech Republic chromosome B10, carGib1.2-hapl.c, whole genome shotgun sequence and includes:
- the dhrs13a.2 gene encoding dehydrogenase/reductase SDR family member 13a.2 → MRRWRKTRTGLSGSGPGALHKTARRRRLLQRITNMIHLLIAGALVAALYVVLVETLFKKSKCKGTADMTGKTAIITGGNTGIGKATALDLAGRGVRVILACRNQKKAESAINDIKKATGSNDILFMELDLGSFKSVRAFAENFLKSESKLDLLINNAGLVADGRTEDGFGIEFGVNHLGHFLLTCLLLDRLKESPAARVVTLSSMAYRWGKIDFDSLVTTKDLGSGRYSWQFFQAYCNSKLCNVLFTHELAKRLKGTNVTCYSVHPGVVKTELSRNVSLWQKVFIEPVARLLFLDPKTGAQTTLHCAVQEGIEHLSGRYFSCCAVEEVCAKAKDDAVAKKLWEVSERLSGLL